The sequence ACGCCAAGCGCAAGGAAGAGGTGGACGTGCGCAACCAGGGCGATCAGATGGTGTACCAGACCGAGAAGGTCATGGAGGACCTGAAGGACAAGATCGACGCGGGCGACAAGGCCACCCTGGACGCCGCCCTGGGCAAGCTGAAGGACGCCCTGAAGGGCACCGACGTGGAGGCCATCAAGACCGCCACCGAGGAGCTGAGCAAGGCCTTCTACCCCATCAGCGAGAAGCTGTACAACCAGGCGGGCGGCCCCCAGGCAGGCGCGGGCCCGGACATGGGCGGCGCGGGCTTTACCGGCGGCGCTTCCGCCGCCGGCGCGGACACCGACCCTAACGTGGTGGACGCCGATTACACCGTGGTGGACGGCGACGACAATCCGTAAATTTTGTATTTGCAGAGCCGCTGCTTGCAGCGGCTCTGCTACCCTGTATCCCAGGCCCGAAGCCCAGCGCGGCGGGTTTTGGGCGGAGAGGAGGAGCAAAGCGGCACCGCACGGAAGGGCGACGGTCGTTTCATGCGGCGCGGTCTTTGCGACGACGATATGGCTGATCAAAAACGAGATTACTATGAAGTCCTGGGCGTGTCTAAAGGCGTCTCGGACGATGAACTGAAAAAGGCCTACCGCAAGCTGGCCAAGCAGTACCACCCCGACCTCAACCCCGGCGACAAGACCGCCGAGGCCAAGTTCAAGGAGGTCAACGAGGCCTACGAGGTCCTGTCCGACAAGGACAAACGGGCCCGCTACGACCAGTTCGGCCACGCGGGTGTGGACCCCAACTTCGGCGCCGGCGGACCCGGCGGCGGCTTTGGCGGCGGCTTCGGCGGCTTCGACATGGGTGACATTGACCTGGGCGACCTGTTCGGCTCCTTCTTCGGCGGCGGCTTCGGCGGCGGAGGCGGAGGCGGCCGCAGCCGCAACGCCCCCCAGAAGGGAGAGACCATCCGGGCCGGGGTGACCATCACCTTCGAAGAGGCGGCCTTCGGCTGCGAGAAGGAGATCACCGTCACCCGCACGGAGCCCTGCGAGGAGTGCAAGGGCTCCGGCTGCGCCCCCGGCACCACGGCGGAGATCTGTCCCGACTGTCACGGCAGCGGCGTGGTCCGGATCCAGCGGGGAGGAGGCGGCTTCTCCTTCTCCACCACCGCGGCCTGCACCCGCTGCCGCGGTACCGGAAAGATCATCCACCAGCCCTGCAAATCCTGCGGCGGCGCGGGGAGCGTCCGGCGGCAGAAGAAGCTGTCCGTCACCATCCCGGCGGGCATCGACAACGGCCAGGCCGTCTCCCTGCGGGGGCAGGGCGGCGCGGGCAAAAACGGCGGGCCGGCGGGCGATCTGCTCATTGGCGTCACCGTCCAGCCCCACCCCATCTTCCGCCGGGACGGCACGTCGGTCTACATGGAACAGCCGGTCTCCTTCGCCCAGGCGGCCCTGGGGGCGGAGCTCCAGATTCCCACCATCGACGGCACGGTGAAATACTCCATGCCCGAGGGCACCCAGACCGGCACCACCTTCCGTCTGCGCGGCAAGGGCATTCCCAGCCTCAACGGCCGGGGCCGGGGCGACCAGTACGTCACCGTAAAGGTCCTGGTTCCCACCGGCCTGAGCCGGGCCCAGAAGGAGGCCCTGCATGCCTTTGCCGAGTCCATGGGGGAGGAAAAAGAGGACTCCGGTGATCCACTTAAGAATCTTTTTGACAAGAGAAGGAAAAAGAAATAAAATAGAGGACAGTCCATATGGACTGTCCTCTATTTTATTTCTACCGCTCTTCGGAGGTGTACCATGCCCGACCTGTTCCAGTCCGCGGCGGACCTTGTGAACCAATACGTCCTGCCCTACCTGTCCTGGACCCTGGTGTTCCCCCTGGGCACGCTGATCCTGGTCCTGCTGTTCTTTTTCTACTACTGGCACGCCCAGGCTCCCCGTCGGGACAGCCTGGAGTGGATTGCCATGCGGGAGCGGCGGCCCATGACCTTCTCCGCCAAACGGTATCCCATGGGGAAAAAGGACGCCCTGCCCCTGCTGCTGGTGACGGCGGCCTATGCCTGCACCGCCTTCTTCCAGTTGGGCAGCTTCACCAATCCCCAGTCCTTCCAGTCCTTTGACGAGACCGCCACCGTGGAATTCTCCCTGGACCGGACCGTCGCCCTGACCCGGCTGGGCTGGTACACCGGCCTGGGGACGGGAGACTACTCCCTGGAGGTCTCCGCCGACGGGCAAAGCTGGACCGCCCTTCAGGTCAGCGTGGACGAGGACAACAAATCCGCCTACGCCTGGACCCCGGTAGACCGGAACGCTCCGGCCGGCTCGGTCCGCTCCATCCACCAGAAGTACAACACCCTGTTCAAGTGGTATTTCATCGAGCCGGAGGGCGGCCCGGTCCAGGTCCGGTATCTGCGGCTCACCGGATTCCCCGGCAAGGCCCCCCTGGAGCTGGGCGAGCTGGCCCTCTACGACCAGGACGGAGTCCGGGCCGTCCCCGACGCCGTGGTGGCTGCCCAGCCCGCGCAGGCCGTCCCCTCCGCTGACCTGGCCCTCTTTGACGAGCAGGACACCGTTCCGGACAAATCCACCTGGTACAACTCCTCCTATTTTGACGAAATCTATCATCCCCGCACCGCCTATGAGCACATCCGGGGCATCGAGCCCTATGAGGTCTCTCACCCGCCCTTGGGCAAGCTCATCCTCTCGGTGGGGATCCGGCTGTTCGGCTTCACCCCCTTTGGCTGGCGGTTCATGGGCACCCTGTTCGGCGTGCTGATGCTCCCCATCCTCTACGTCTTCCTGAAAAACCTCTTCGGCAGGACCGCCATCGCCTTCTGCGGCACCACGCTGTTCGCCTTCGATTTCATGCACCTGGTGCAGACCCGCATCGCCACCATCGACACCTACGGGGTCTTTTTCATCCTGCTGGCCTACTTTTTCATGTACCGCTATCTCACCCTTCCCGCCGGGACCTCCTTCCGGGGCGGCGCCCTGCCGCTCTTCCTCTCCGGGCTGTTCTGGGGCATCGGGGCGGCCAGCAAGTGGACGGTGATCTATGCCGGGGCGGGCCTGGCCCTGCTCTACTTCCTGGGCGTGTGGTTCAAGTGGCGGGACCGCCCGGCGGACTTCCCCTTCGCCCCCTGGCTGGTCCAGACTCTGCTGTTTTCCGTGCTGTGCTGGGTGGTCATCCCGGTGATCATTTACACCCTGTCCTACTGGCCCTACGCCGCCGCCCGGGGCAACGACGGCGGGCTTCTCGACATGCTGGGCGAGCTGTTCTCCTGGCCCTTCGTCCAGCTTCCCCAGGTCCTGCGGGGCGAGCGGGAGCTCATCCTCAAGAGTTCCGCCAACCTGGTGGACGCCATGCTGGAGAACCAGAAGTTTATGTTCACTTACCACGTGGGCGTCACCGAGCACCACCCCTACGAGTCCCGCTGGTATCAGTGGCTCGTGGACGGCCGCCCCATCCTTTACTACCTAGACTCCACCTCGGTGCCCGGCTTCAAGGCGGCCTTCGCCTGCTTCAACAACCCGGTGGTGGCCTGGACGGGCCTGCTGTCGGTGGTCATCCTGGCGGTCCAGACGGTCCGCCGCCGCTGCGGTAAGGCCCTGTTCCTCCTGGTGGGCTATCTGTCCCAGCTTCTGCCCTGGTTCGCCATCGGCCGCATCACCTTCGCCTACCACTACTTCCCCTCCACCCTGTTTTTGGTGCTGGCCATCAGCTACGCCATGAACGACATGATGGAGCGGAAGGTGGGACGCTGGCAGTGGGCGGTCTACGGCATGACGGCCTTCTCCGTGGTCCTCTTCGCCGCCTTCTACCCCGTTCTCATCGGGCTGATGGTGCCCTCCTGGTATCCCACCCGCTTCCTGCGGTGGATTCCCGGCGGCGCCTGGCCCTTCTGAGCGTATATCCCATTCATCCGGAGGCATCCTATGAGCTACTTCATCGACTACCACACCCACTCCCAGCTCTCCCCCGACAGTAGTGTCCCGCTGGAGCAGCAGGCCGAGGCCGCCGTCCGCTCGGGCCTCAGCGAGCTTTGCATTACCGACCACTACGACACCGTGGGGCTCCACGGCGGCCCTATGGACCCCTATGACTGGGCCCCGGCAGTGGAGCAGTTTCAGCGGGTCCGGGCGCAGTTTCAGGGCCGCCTGACCCTTCGGCTGGGCCTGGAGTTCGGCAGCGGCCACCTGGACGGCAGCGCCCTGGCCGCCGCCCCGCCGGAGCTGGACTTCGTCATCGGCTCGGTCCACAACCGCAGTCTGGCCGCCGGGGGAGACGATTTCTACTACGGAGACTACCACTCCCCCGGGGCCTGTTATCAGGCTCTGGACGACTACGTCTCCTCCCTGGAGCGGCTGGCCTCCGCCGGCGCCTACGACGTGCTGGGGCACATCATCTACCCGCTGCGCTATATGGCCCGCGGCTGCCCCGAGGTCTCCATGGACCGCTATGCCGACCGCATCCGGGTGGCGCTGGCCATTGCCATCGCCTCGGGCCGGGGCATGGAGCTCAACACCTACAATGGCTGCACTCTGGCTGAGTGGCGACCCTGGCTGGCCCTCTACCGGGAGCTGGGCGGCGAGATTCTCACGGTGGGCAGCGACGCCCACGTGCCGGAGAACGTGGGCCAGGGCGTCCCCGAAGCCTATGACCTCATCCGCGCCGCCGGTTTCCGGTACATCGCGGTCTACGAGGGGCGAAAGCCCCGCTTCGTCAAACTGTAGCATCCACTTAATTCAATCTGGAGGTATCACTATGATCGCATTGGGTTCCGACCACGGCGGATACGCCCTGAAGCAGCACATCATCGAATACCTGGACGCTCACGGCCTGGACTACCGGGATTTCGGCTGCCACTCCACAGAGAGCTGCGACTATCCCGTCTTTGCCAAGGCTGCGGCGGAGGCGGTGGCCTCCGGCGAGTGTGAGCGTGGCATCGTCATCTGCACCACCGGCATCGGCATTTCCATCGCCGCCAACAAGGTTCACGGCGTGCGCTGCGCCCTGTGTACCGACCCGCTCATGGCGGAGATGACCCGCCGCCACAACGACGCCAACATGCTGGCCCTGGGGGCGGGCATCGTGGGCCCCAATCTGGCGGAGGCCATCGTGGAGACCTTCCTCACCACCGAGTTCGAGGGCGGCCGCCACGCCCGGCGGGTGGGCCTCATCACTGCAATGGAGCAATAACCCAGCGGGGCCCGGACAGCTTGGCTGTCCGGGCCCCGTTTTCTCTTCACTCCGCCGGTTTGGCGGCGATATACAGCATGTCGTTTCCGCCCTCCTCCTCGGGGAAAGAATCGTACATGCTGAAGTTATACAGGAACCGCTCGGCGGGATAGACGCCGTAGCCGTCCTGGTTGTGGTCGGTGGTGTCATAGGGGTCGGCCACCAGGAACACGTCGTCCTGCTGGGTCTCGGTCCCCATGGTATCGTAACCGACGATGACCTGCCAATGTCCGCCCCAGTCATTCCAGCACACCATGACCGGGGTCCCCTCCGCCAGCCACGCCTGGATATCCTCCATCCAGATGTCCGGCTGCTCCAGCGTGGTGGTATAGGTAAAGCCGCCCACGCCGTCAAAGATATCCAAGGCCTGCTTCAGTGTGGTGCCCGGATAGCCCTCCAACTCGGTACCGTCCAGAGAGTGGCGCAGCGCCGCCAGAGTCTCCTCGTTCCAGTCGTCCAGCCTGTCATACCAGTCCAGCACCATCAGCGCCGAGGTCACGCCGCAGGCCCACTCGCTGGTCTGCTGCATGGTGCGGAAATGGGTCAGGACCGTGAGGGTGTCGGTGGACTCCAGATGGTAGACGTCCGGATGTGCAAAGTAGGGGGAGTCCGCATGGTCTCCCGCCCGCTCCACCGAGTCCGCTCCGTCGTCGGGAGACAGGTCGATGGCATAAGGGATCTTCATCTCGTCGGTGAAATTCTCGGTGCTCTTCTTCGGGTTCGCATCCGCAAGGGATGGTTCTGCCGCCCCGGGCGTCGCTGCCCCTCCTGTGGTGGCGCAGCCGGCCAGCATGGCCAGCAGCGCGGCAGTGGCAACCGCCAGAGTGACTGTTTTTTTCATTTCTCGATCTCCTTTTGTACCGATTCCCGGCCTTTCGCCGGGTAATGTCATTATAAAAGCCCGCGTCCCCCTGCGCAATGCATGTTTCTGCATGTTTTCCATCCGCCGGACGGGCGCTGCATGGACAAATATACCAAAAAAGCGGGCCGCCAATTTTCTGGCGGCCCGCCGGGAGTCTCAGCGTTCATTCCAACTGGTTCAGATAATCCAAAATCGTCGCCACCGCTCCGTCCACGCCCAGGCGGTCGGTGTTGATCACCAGGTCGTAATAGGAGCCGTCACCCCAGCGCCAACTGGTGTTGACCCCATAGTAGGCGGCGCGCTGCCGGTCCACTCGTTCCACCTCCCGCTGGGCGCCCCGCTCGGCCAAACCATACTGGGCCACCGCCCGCTCGGTTCGCTTGGCCAAGGAGCCGCAGATGAAAAAATGGACCGCCTCCGGGTCCTGCCGCAGCACAAAGTTGCCGCACCGCCCTACAAAGACCGCCGGGCCGCGCTCGGCTAGCTCGGCCATGGCCTCCGACTGGGCGCGGAAGAGCTTGACGCTGTACGGTTCCTCCTGAATGTCGCTGTGGGGGGCAATCATGGACAGGTTGTAAATGAAATTGGTGTCCCGCAGATTTTCCGCCATCTGGAATTCCCAGAGCTGCGCGCCGCTCTCCTTGGCGGCCAGAGAGATGACCTCGTTGTCATAACAGGGGAGCCCCAGTGCCTCGGAGAGCTTTTTGGCCACCTCGTGGCCGCCGCTGCCATACTGCCGGCTGATGGTGATCGTCCTGGCTTTCATGGTTCCGGCCTCCTTCCGTCGGTCCGCATTCCTCCTGTTCCTTCTGCCTCTATCCTAACATAAAAAGAGGGAAACGGCAAGCGTTCTGCACAAGATACGCCGCCATTTCCCCTTGTTTTCTGGTGTTTCTGCCCATTTTAGGTGCCACCCATGGTCATACCCTGTTCGCCCAGGCCATCCTTCTCCAGCATCCGCTCCAGGACCTCCACATCCGTGCGGATGTCCATGGCGTCGTCCTGAAACAGCTTGTCGAGCTGTTTTTCAAAGCCGTCCACCACTTTGTCCATCATGCCCTCAATGCGCGCCTTGGCGGACTTGATGTTCTCTCCCTCAATGCCCTGGGCCTCCATCTGGGCGTAGGCCCGGAGAATCTTCAGCGTGGTGGGCAGATAGTAGCCCAAAAAGCTGCGAAGCTGCCCCTCTTTGTCCGGCTTCTCCCGCAGATAGGCAAAGATTTTGCCGGTAATCTCTCCGATGCGGTCGATTTTCCGGCTCATCACCTCGTCGGCGATGGCATCGTTGACCTCCCGGATCTCCATCAGCACGGCGTCCTCCCGCTCCATGCCGGCGGGGGGCTTTTCCGCCTGTTTTTCCGGTGCGGGCGCCGGCGGCTCCTCCCGCAGGCCCTCGTCGTTGAGCACCAGCCGCCCACCGCCCACGTCCAGGTAGCCGGTGGGGATGACGCCCTCGTCCAGCATATCCTGGAGATCATCGCACACCTTCCGTACCGAAAGGCCCATGGCCTGGGCCATAGAGGCCACCGAGATGGATTCCCTCCGGCCGATGAGGGCCAGATATTTGCGGAAGCGCCTGGCCTTTTTGCCCTTGGCCACGCCCATGTAGAGCATAATAAGGCCCACCCCGGCGATGCCCAGAGGGATAAAAATGTCGGACAGGCTGGTCCAGAACCACCCGTAGGAGAGGGCGTCCAGCAGCTCGCTAAGGCCGCCGAAGCCGAACACGCCGGCCACGACGGCCCCGGCGATGGTCAGGCCCCGGCCCTCCCGGCCCCGGGCGAAGCGGGCGCCGGTTTTGGGCTTGGCGGATTTTTTCTTTCCGGCCGCGGGTGCAGTCCCGCCCAGACCCTGGGCCGCACCCTGCTCCCGCTGGATGTCATAGGGGTGGCGGCTGGCGCGGGAGCGCGGGCTCCCCGCCAGGCCCATCAGCTTCAGCACCAGCATGACCACCCCCACCGGCGGGAAGCAGAAGAGCATAATCAGCGTGGGAATCCAGGAGGCAAAATCGCCGCCCCGGTCTCCATTGTAATTGTGGTTGTAATCAGCCATGAACGGGCCTCCATATTGCCGGGTCCCCAGGGCGGGTCCGGCGTTTCGGTAGTCTTTATCATACAACGGATTTGGGGGGATGTAAAGTGGCCGCGCCGCATTTTACCGGGGTGTTACCGTTCTGTAATTGCTTTTTCTCCGGCTGCATCATATAATATACTCTGATTTGCTGTGGGCGGCGCCCGCAGCGACGATTTGGAGGATATATGCTATGGAAGAACATAAACCGGGCAAGCGGCTGGCTTCGGGCAGCGGCAAGGGTGCGGGCCGGACGCTGGCCCTGCTTCTGGCCGCCGCGGCGGTCGTCCTGGCGCTGGCCTATGTGGGGCTGTGCGCCTGGGTGGGAGCCAGCAGCACGATCCTGCCCCGGGTCTCCGCCGCCGGGGTGGGCCTGGGCGGCCTGACCCAGGCGCAGGCCACAGAGCGCCTGAATACCGGCGTGGCCGAACGCTATGCCGATGCGTCCGTAAACCTTACTTACAGCGGCCAGACCGCCGTCTTTACCGGCGCGCTGGTGGAGGCCGACGCCGAGGGGGTGGCCCAGTCCGCCTGGAACTACGGCCGCACCGGCGGCTTCCTCACCCGGGGCGGATACCTGCTTTCCACCCTCATCACCGGCCACGAGGTGGAGGCCCCCCTGCGCTACTCCGAGACGGGCCGCGCCCAGGTGGACCAGATGCTGGAGGACATCTCCCAAGCCGTGGGCGGTGATCTGGAGGAGACCACCTGGGAGATCCAGGGGGACCATCTGGTCTTCCATATGGGCTCTCCGGGCACCGGCGTGGACCAGGCGGCCCTGCGCCAGACCGTCCTGGTCCGCCTGGCCGCCCTGGACAGCTCGCCCTATGAGGTGGAGCCCATCACCACCGAGCCCTCCTTCCCCGACCTGGAGGCCATCCACCGGGCGCTCTACGCCGAGGTGGCCGACGCCTCCCTGGACCCCACGACCTTTGAGATCACCCCCAGCGTCACCGGCATGACCTTCGACATCGCCCAGGCCCGGCAGCTCCTGGAGGGAGCTGCCTGGGGCAGCGACTGCGCCGTGCCGCTGGAAATCACCGAGCCCAAGATCTCCACGGAAAACCTCCGGGAGCTGCTCTTCCGGGACGTTCTGGGCGAGGCCACCAGCAAGGTCGCCGGCTCGGCCAACCGGAAATCCAACGTGGCCCTGGCCGCCTCCACCTTCAACGAGCGCATCCTGCTGCCCGGCGACGTTTTCTCCTACAACGACACCACCGGCAGCCGCACTGCCGAGAAGGGCTATCTGATGGCCCCGGTCTATAAGGGCGGCAAGTCGGTGGACGAGGTGGGCGGCGGCATCTGCCAGCCCTCCTCCACCCTCTACCTGGCCGCGCTCAACTCCAACCTGAAGATCGTGGAGCGCCACCAGCACCAGTTCGCCGTGGGCTATGTCCCCGACGGCCTGGACGCCACCGTCTACTACGGCAGCCTGGACTTCCGCTTTGAAAACGACACCGACTACCCCGTCAAGCTGGTCGCCAAGAGCTACAAGAGCAGCGGCTCCACCTACCTGACCGTCACCATCTACGGCACCAAGACCGACGACCTCCATGTGAAGATGACCAACAAGGTCTACAACTGGGTGGAGTACGAGACCGTCTATCAGGTGGACGCCGCCGTCCCAGCCGGCACGGTCAAGGAGGGGCAGAACGGCTATAAGGGCCGCAATGCCGACACCTACCGCAACCTCTACGACGCCGAGGGCAATCTGGTCAGCTCCACCCTGGAGTCCACCAACAAGTACAAGGTCCGGGAGCGCATCCTGCTGGTCAACCCCGCCGACGCCGCCCAATATGGTCTGAACGCCGACGGCACGCCCCTGGCCCCCGGCGCAGCGTCCTCCACACCGGCCATCAACCCCTCCCCCACCGGCAGCCAGCCCCCCGCCAGCGAATCCCCGGCGGTGAGCGAATCCCCCGCCTTGAGTCCCGACCCGTCCGCCTCTCCGTCGCCGGAGGCGCCCTCCTCCGAGCCCTCCCAGGAGCCGGAGACGAGCCCCGCCCCAGACATCGGCATCCCCATCTATACGCCCTCCGCCTCGGAGGAGAACGCGGAAGGGGGGAGCGAGGCATGAGCGGTCCCACCCTCACCCGCCGGGAGCTCAAGGCCCAGGCCAAACAGACGCTGGCCCGCTGGGCCAGGCCCTGCATGCTGGCCTCCGCCGCCCTGCTGCTGTTCACCCTTCTCCTGGAGGTGGTGCAGGCCGTCACCCCGGGCACCAGCCTGTCCTATTTCCTCTCCGCCGCCGTGGAGGACTACCCCTTCCAGACCGGCGTATGGCGGCTGGACGCCGGGGCCGCCGCCCGTCTGATGACCACCGTGGGCCTGCCCGCCGCATTCGGCGGTGCGGGCGCCCTTCTGGGCGCTCTGCGGCTGGACGCCGCCGGGCTGGTCTACCTGCTGCTGATCCCCTTCCGGCAGATCCCCATGGCCCTGCTCATCCAGTTGGCGGTCTTGCTGCTGTCCACCCCCATCCTCTACGGGGCCCTCCAGCAGTATTGGCACATCCTCCGGGGGGAGCCTCTCCCCTTCCGCAGCCTCTTCTCCTGGTATCTCGACCTGCGCCTCACCGGCAGGGCGGTGGCGCTTCAGCTCCTGCTCAGCGTGTGGCGCACCGCCACCTCCCTTGTGTGCATGATCCCCGGCCTGGTCTGCACGATCCTGGGCAGCCAGTCCGGCGCGCCGGACTTTCTGGTGCTGCTGGCCCTACCGCTCACCCTGCTGGGGTCCCTGGCCGGCTACTTCTGCTATGTCCGGCTGCTCCCCGCCCAGTACCTGCTCGCCCGCTCGCCGGAGCTGGGCGTGGGACAGGCCCTGCGCCAGGGCCTGCGGCTGCTGAAGGGCAGCGGCCGGGACTTCTTTCTCCTCCAGCTCTCCTTCCTGGTGTGGCACCTGGTCTCCCTGATGCTCTATCAGGTGCTGGACCTGTATGTGGTGCCCTACCAGCACATGGCCTCCATGCTGTTCCTCACTGCGCTGGACACCGCTCGGGCGGCACCCGGCGGCCCGGACCTGACTCTGCTGTAACCCACAGGCAAGAAGGGAGCTGTCGGCTGACAGCTCCCTTCCTCTCTGCCGTCAGGCGGGGGCGGCCTCGCCGGTCAGGGTCTCGCCTGCAAACAGGTACTGGTAGCGCACCCGAACGGGCTCCCGCTCCCCACCGTCCTCCACCTCCCAGGTGAGGGCGGCCGCGCAGCCCGCGCCCAGGCCGGGCAGGACCACGCCGGCGGCCGGGTCGGCCTCCGGCTCGGGCAGGCCGTTCAGCCGGACGGAGCCGGGCACGGCCCCGCCGCCGGCTACCTCTACCTCGCTCAGGGGCAGCGAGGAGCGGTTGTAGACCGTCACCACCCGGACCGTCCGTTCGGCGGCCTCCCACAGCCGCTCCCGGACAGCCACCTCCACGAAGTGGAGCCGGACCGGCTCCCGGAGGGGGAGCTCCGCCAGCAGGCGGCGATTCCCCTCCACAGCGTCCAGGCGCACTGCCCCGGTGATTCGGCCCTCCAGCGGCCGGGGCGGGTCCAGACAAATGTCGCAAAAGTCCATACTGTATCCCTCCGGCTCATTCTATGCCGCAGCCTGTCGAGCTGTGCCGCTTGCGTTTGCGCCCGGTTGTGGTATACGGTGAAAACCAAACAGAAAAGAGTGACGCGCCATGTTTCAGGGCTTTTCCAACGAGACCATCGACTTTATGTGGGGCATCCGGTTCAACAATGAAAAAAGCTGGTTTGAGCAGCACAAGGAGACTTACCGGGCCCACTTCTACGAGCCCATGAAGGCTCTGGCCGCCCAGGTGTACGAGATCTTTCAGGACCGGCACGGGGACCTGGAGCTGGCGACCCGGGTATCCCGCATCTACCGGGACGCCCGGCGGCTGCGGGGCCGCGGCCCCTATAAGGATCGGCTGTGGTTCTCCATGGAGCGCCCCTCGGAGGCGTGGACCCACGACCCGGTGTTCTGGTTTGAGCTGGCCCCCGAGGGCTACTCCTACGGCATGGGCTACTATGCCGCCAAGCCGGCCACCATGGCCCGGTTCCGCGCCCGGCTGGACCGGGACCCCAAGCCCTTTGAAAAGCTGGCCCGGACCCTGGAGCGCCAGGATGTCTTCACGCTGGAGCACGCGTGCTACAAAAAGCCAAAGGGGGACCTGGGCAAGCTCCTCTCCCCCTGGTACAACAGCAAGAACCTCTCCCTCATCTGCCAGCGGCCCCACGACGAGCGGCTTTTCTCGCCGGACCTGGTCCAAACCCTGGCGGAGGGCTACGACTTTCTGGCCCCCTATTACGCCTATTTCCTTTCGCTGGAGGGTGACCCCGACCCCAGGGCCTGATCGTTTGAATCGCTTTGATTCTAACAAATTTTACATGAGGAAAAATGCCGCCCGCCGTACATCCTATTCGGGAACGAACAGGAAAGGCGGGCGCATCATGTTCAGACGCAAATCATATCCCGACTGGGCGGCGGTCCTGGCCGCCTTCGGGCTCCTGCTGGGCGCCGCCGCCCCTTGGTTCGCCCTGGTGCTCTCCATACCGCCTCCGGCGGTCCAGGCGGACGCCCAGGTTCTCACCGACGAGGGCGGAGGGCCGCCCTCGTCCCAGGTCCGGTCCGGGGATGGGCAGCCCAAGCTCATCGCCCTTACCTTTGACGACGGGCCCCGGCGCTCCACCACCACCGCTCTGCTAGACGGCCTGGCCGAGCGGGGCGTGAAGGCCACCTTTTTCCTCATCGGGGGGCAGTTGGAGAACAACGAGGATGTGGTCCGCCGCATGGACGAGGAGGGCCACCAGGTGGGCATCCACACCTTTGACCACGTCC is a genomic window of Intestinimonas massiliensis (ex Afouda et al. 2020) containing:
- the dnaJ gene encoding molecular chaperone DnaJ, with the protein product MADQKRDYYEVLGVSKGVSDDELKKAYRKLAKQYHPDLNPGDKTAEAKFKEVNEAYEVLSDKDKRARYDQFGHAGVDPNFGAGGPGGGFGGGFGGFDMGDIDLGDLFGSFFGGGFGGGGGGGRSRNAPQKGETIRAGVTITFEEAAFGCEKEITVTRTEPCEECKGSGCAPGTTAEICPDCHGSGVVRIQRGGGGFSFSTTAACTRCRGTGKIIHQPCKSCGGAGSVRRQKKLSVTIPAGIDNGQAVSLRGQGGAGKNGGPAGDLLIGVTVQPHPIFRRDGTSVYMEQPVSFAQAALGAELQIPTIDGTVKYSMPEGTQTGTTFRLRGKGIPSLNGRGRGDQYVTVKVLVPTGLSRAQKEALHAFAESMGEEKEDSGDPLKNLFDKRRKKK
- a CDS encoding phospholipid carrier-dependent glycosyltransferase; translation: MPDLFQSAADLVNQYVLPYLSWTLVFPLGTLILVLLFFFYYWHAQAPRRDSLEWIAMRERRPMTFSAKRYPMGKKDALPLLLVTAAYACTAFFQLGSFTNPQSFQSFDETATVEFSLDRTVALTRLGWYTGLGTGDYSLEVSADGQSWTALQVSVDEDNKSAYAWTPVDRNAPAGSVRSIHQKYNTLFKWYFIEPEGGPVQVRYLRLTGFPGKAPLELGELALYDQDGVRAVPDAVVAAQPAQAVPSADLALFDEQDTVPDKSTWYNSSYFDEIYHPRTAYEHIRGIEPYEVSHPPLGKLILSVGIRLFGFTPFGWRFMGTLFGVLMLPILYVFLKNLFGRTAIAFCGTTLFAFDFMHLVQTRIATIDTYGVFFILLAYFFMYRYLTLPAGTSFRGGALPLFLSGLFWGIGAASKWTVIYAGAGLALLYFLGVWFKWRDRPADFPFAPWLVQTLLFSVLCWVVIPVIIYTLSYWPYAAARGNDGGLLDMLGELFSWPFVQLPQVLRGERELILKSSANLVDAMLENQKFMFTYHVGVTEHHPYESRWYQWLVDGRPILYYLDSTSVPGFKAAFACFNNPVVAWTGLLSVVILAVQTVRRRCGKALFLLVGYLSQLLPWFAIGRITFAYHYFPSTLFLVLAISYAMNDMMERKVGRWQWAVYGMTAFSVVLFAAFYPVLIGLMVPSWYPTRFLRWIPGGAWPF
- a CDS encoding histidinol-phosphatase HisJ family protein, which codes for MSYFIDYHTHSQLSPDSSVPLEQQAEAAVRSGLSELCITDHYDTVGLHGGPMDPYDWAPAVEQFQRVRAQFQGRLTLRLGLEFGSGHLDGSALAAAPPELDFVIGSVHNRSLAAGGDDFYYGDYHSPGACYQALDDYVSSLERLASAGAYDVLGHIIYPLRYMARGCPEVSMDRYADRIRVALAIAIASGRGMELNTYNGCTLAEWRPWLALYRELGGEILTVGSDAHVPENVGQGVPEAYDLIRAAGFRYIAVYEGRKPRFVKL
- the rpiB gene encoding ribose 5-phosphate isomerase B, whose protein sequence is MIALGSDHGGYALKQHIIEYLDAHGLDYRDFGCHSTESCDYPVFAKAAAEAVASGECERGIVICTTGIGISIAANKVHGVRCALCTDPLMAEMTRRHNDANMLALGAGIVGPNLAEAIVETFLTTEFEGGRHARRVGLITAMEQ
- a CDS encoding papain-like cysteine protease family protein, producing the protein MKKTVTLAVATAALLAMLAGCATTGGAATPGAAEPSLADANPKKSTENFTDEMKIPYAIDLSPDDGADSVERAGDHADSPYFAHPDVYHLESTDTLTVLTHFRTMQQTSEWACGVTSALMVLDWYDRLDDWNEETLAALRHSLDGTELEGYPGTTLKQALDIFDGVGGFTYTTTLEQPDIWMEDIQAWLAEGTPVMVCWNDWGGHWQVIVGYDTMGTETQQDDVFLVADPYDTTDHNQDGYGVYPAERFLYNFSMYDSFPEEEGGNDMLYIAAKPAE
- a CDS encoding AAA family ATPase, producing the protein MKARTITISRQYGSGGHEVAKKLSEALGLPCYDNEVISLAAKESGAQLWEFQMAENLRDTNFIYNLSMIAPHSDIQEEPYSVKLFRAQSEAMAELAERGPAVFVGRCGNFVLRQDPEAVHFFICGSLAKRTERAVAQYGLAERGAQREVERVDRQRAAYYGVNTSWRWGDGSYYDLVINTDRLGVDGAVATILDYLNQLE
- a CDS encoding 5-bromo-4-chloroindolyl phosphate hydrolysis family protein; the protein is MADYNHNYNGDRGGDFASWIPTLIMLFCFPPVGVVMLVLKLMGLAGSPRSRASRHPYDIQREQGAAQGLGGTAPAAGKKKSAKPKTGARFARGREGRGLTIAGAVVAGVFGFGGLSELLDALSYGWFWTSLSDIFIPLGIAGVGLIMLYMGVAKGKKARRFRKYLALIGRRESISVASMAQAMGLSVRKVCDDLQDMLDEGVIPTGYLDVGGGRLVLNDEGLREEPPAPAPEKQAEKPPAGMEREDAVLMEIREVNDAIADEVMSRKIDRIGEITGKIFAYLREKPDKEGQLRSFLGYYLPTTLKILRAYAQMEAQGIEGENIKSAKARIEGMMDKVVDGFEKQLDKLFQDDAMDIRTDVEVLERMLEKDGLGEQGMTMGGT